Genomic DNA from Haloplanus sp. HW8-1:
ATCTACGAGGGTACCAGCGAGGTACTCCGCAACACCATCGCCGACGAACTGCGCTAGTCGACCGGAAGGTTCGACAGGCAGGACGCCAAGTGGGTAGTATGGCCGACACCGACGACGTCGTCGCCAACTACTACGAACGGGGTGGCGAGCGTGTCCTGACGTTCAGACGTGACGGACGGACGGCCGCCATCGCCCAGAACAGCGAAGGGTACGCGATGGTGCGGGTGCGCCGCGACCCGGAAGGCGAGGAACTGGAGAAATATTACGGGTTCGACATGGCCCTCGATCACGCGGCCGAACTCCTCGACGTGCACGCCGGGAACCTGCCCGTCCCGGACGAGGCGACCGACATGGGGATGTAGGCGGGGCTATCCCGTCCAGTAGAACCGCGGCCCGAGCGAGAGATAGGCGAGGGAGAGAAAGAGGAGCGCGAACGCGAACACCTCGCCCGGCCGTCCCTGGAGGAGGATGGCAAGCGCCTGGACGATGCCCATCACGAGGGCGTCCTGTGGGTGGAGATCGGGGTACGTGATCCGGGTCACCATGAGCGCCGCGAGCAGGCCGGAGAGCGCGACCAACAGGAGGGGACCGACGAAGCCTGCGAGGATGCCGGCCGAGAGGATGGTCGCCGCGAGCGTCGAGGGGGCGCCTCTGGTCTCCGAGGCGTCGCTGTCGTAGGCGGTGTAGAGTCCGAGGCGGGTGACGGCCATCGCGACGTAGACGGCCGGGAGAAGGATCCCGAGGACATAGAGGAACGGCCGGTCGGCGAGCGTCCAGGCGTCGGCCGCCCGCGACGCGATCAGCATGGCGGGGGCGACGCCGAAGGAGGCGACGTCGGCGAGGGAATCGAGGTACGGCCCGGCGGGCGTCCCCCCACGCTTGCGGGCGACGACGCCGTCGAGCCCATCCGCTACGGCCGCCAGGAGGACGATCCGGGCGGCGAGCGGGGCGTCCCGCGTCGCGACGAACGCGGCCAGAAAGCCGAGCATCGCGTTACCGACGGTCACGGCGTCGGCGAGCCCCAGGCGCCCGACGAACCGCGGTTGCATAGCCCCAACCTCTGGGACCGAGGATTTACGTCTTTATATCGGCCGTTTCGACCGTCGAACCAGTCCACATTTATTCGTTGCTCCCCGAGGGCGGCGTATGCGCAGACGCCGGCTGCTCGCGGCGCTCGGGACGGGACTCGCCGTCGGGACCGCCGGGTGTACCGCCGGCGGCACCGTCGACGGTGTCGACGGCGACGTCGGCATGACCGCCCAGGCGTTCGAACCGACGACGATCACGGTTGCGACGGGCGAGGAGGTCGTCTGGTACAACAACAGCGCCCGCGCCCACTCCGTCACCGCCTACGACGACGGTATCCCCTCGGCGGGCGAGTTCTTCGCCACCGGCGGATACGAGTCCACGGCGGCGGCCCGCGAGGCGTGGGACGGAATGAGCGGCGCCATCACCAGCGGGGAGACCTTCAGCCACACATTCGACGTCCCCGGCCGGTACAACTACTTCTGTATCCCCCACGAGCGGGCGGGGATGGTCGGCCAGGTCGTCGTCGAGGGGTGATCACGCGGCGGGGGTCGGGGACGGGGCCCTCACCGGCCGCTACCCGGATCAGCCGAACGCCCGACACACTACGCTAGTCAGTCTGGACGGTCCGGCGTCAGTCGCACGCAGTCCGTCGAAAAAGTCGGGCGTCGGGACTCAGTCCTCGTCGACGGCGATGTCGTCCTCGTCGACGTCGACGGCCGCCTCCTCCTCGGCGGCGACCTCTTCGGGTCGCGCTTCGAGGGTGAGTTTCTGAACCTCGACCCGCCGAAGCGGGTAGATGGTCTTCGCCTCGCCGTAGATGGCCGAGGAGAGGCGCCCCTCGACACAGCTCTCGACGAAGGACTCGAAGCCGCGCTCGGCGGCCGCTTCCTCGACGAGGTCGATCATGACCCGCCGGATGGCCTGCTCTTGGCTGCGGTCGGCCTTCTTCGTCGTGAACGCGACGGGCTGGACGCGGACGCGGTAGTCGTCCGTCGTCAGGACCGTCACGGTCGCGTCGACCTTCGAGGCGCCGCGACGCACGAGGCTCCGCAGGTAGTCCCGCGTGAGTTCGTGTTTGACGAACTCCGTGTAGGCGGAGTCCGATCCCACGTCCGTGATCTTGAACGTGAGTTTGGTGTTGTTCGCCCCGGCGTCGTCGGTGAGGTCGCCGAGGGTCGTCTCGATGGTTCGTCCGATGATCTTCTCCGGTTCGTCGGCAACCGTCTGGCCGAGTTCCGCCCGGTCGTACTGCTCCGGGGCGAAGACCGTATACCAGCGCTTGCCGCGTTTCTGCTTGGATACTGAGCGTTCACTCATGGTTGTGTCTGTGTTCGCGTGCCGTTCGTGCGACGGTCTCCGCGACCGTCAGGTTCACCACGTAGTCGTCCACGGTCGACTGCAGTCCGCCCACAGTCTCGCGTTCGACGGTCGTGCGGACGACGTCGTCCGCCACGTCGGTCGCCATCGACGGCGTGTTGTCCGGCCGGAGCGCGGCCGCCACCGTCGACGCGTCGTCGTGTGTCGTCTCTACGCAGGCGCGTCTTTCGCTCATAGCGCCTCCCTGAACGCCGTGATCAACCGCGATACCTCCACTGTGTCGTCGAACGTCGCCGTCGCCCGCCGGGGACCACCCCTGCTTTGCCCGTCCGCGTCGACCGACCGACGCGCCTCGGCCATCGTCCGGCCGAGAGCCACGCCGCTCGTGCTCGCCGCCGCGGCTGCGTCGTCCGCGACCACCAACACGACGGGCTCCGGGGACCGAAAGTCCCGACAGAGCCTCGCGATCGTGCCGAGCCGCCCCGGGTCCTCGTCCGCGACGCGTGCGACGAAGACGCCGTCGTACCGACCCGTCGTCGCGTCCGCGAGCGCGGTGTGAGTCCCGGTCGCGTGGGCCCGCCAGGCGTCGAGGACGGCCGACCGTCGCTCCGCGCCGTCGCGGATGGCGAGGGCGACGCCCGCCCCCGGTTGCTCCCGGGCCGCTGCGTCGAGGACGTCGCCGAACCCCTCGACGGTCGCGAACCGGCCGTCGGGGATCGCGTGCGGACGGAGTGCCCGCTCGACCGCCTCGGCGGCCCGCGACGACGACGACGTCGAGGCCTCGATTGCCAGCCACGACGCGAGTCGCCGGTGGCCTTCGTCGCTCGGCTCGACCGACACGCCGAGAGCCGCGAGCGTCTCCTCGGCCAGTTCGGGATCACCCGACTGCGGCGCATGCACCAGCGTCGAGTGGGCGAGACCCTCGGCCAGGTCGGCCGTTGGGATGGCCACGCCCGGTCGCCGGTCGATCGTCCTCCGGCGTGCCGCTGCCTCCAGCAGCGACGCCGCGTCGCCGACGGGACGATCCGCAGCGGCCACGCCGGCCAGCGCGAGCACCGGATCGGGGTCGACGCCGAGTTCGCGTGCCGTCTCGGCGGCCGCGGCGCTCGCCGGCCGCCGGTGGCCGGCCAGCGCGAGGTCGCCGCCCGTCACGCCGAGGCCGACGACGAGGTCGTCGCCGTCGCCGGGCAGCGGATCGGGGACCGGATCGACGCGGATCTGGAAGGGGGTGGATCGTTCCCTGAGCGCCCGCGCGAGGACGCCACTGGCGGCCAGCGAGTCACCGTTCGCGGCCGAGACGACCCCGACGAACGGGGCCTCGCGGAGCGCGGCGGCGAGTTCGCCGGCGTCGGCGTCCTCGACGGTTTCGGGCGCGGTGGACATCTACTCCTCCAGCAGGTCGACGGCGACGTCGTAGCTGTAGGTGAACTCCGCGTCGAGTTCGTCGCCCCGGTAGTAGTCCACCAGCCGGCGAATCTTCGACTCCGTGTTCTGGAGCGCGCGCTTGTTCTGGTGGTCCTGCGGGTTTTCTGCCATGTGCTCGCGCAGACCGATCGCCCGCTCCATCAGGTTCCGCAGATCCTCCGGTAGGTCCGGGGCGGCGTCGTGGGCCTCGAGGATCTCCGTGATCTTCTGTCCCGTCGCTAGCTTCACGTCGGGGATCGGCGTGCCCTTCACGCCCTCGTCACGCAGTTTCATCCCGATGACGCTCGGGTCGTGACCCTGCTCGGCGAGTTCGACCACGCGTGCTTCGATCTCCGATTCGTCTACGTCGCTCCACTCCGGGGGTTCGTCTGCCACCGGCTTGTCCGAACCGGACGAGCCTCGGCGGCGGGTGTGCATTCGTGCCATAGATCGATTGGAACCGCACAGACCGCAGAAGCGAATCCGCGACCGACGGCTGTCGGCCGCGCACTACCGCAATCCCAAGCCCGAAGGCGAGTCGGATTTGCGGTCGTGCTGTTCCCGTCGAGACCAACGCGCTCCACCACTAAACCGTTTCGAATCCGACACGCGGCGGCGAGCCGTGGCGCGTGTGAGACGATGCCGAGGTGGCCCACGTTACCTCCTCGGCGCGTTCGGCGAGGATGGTCACGACGAAGTCGATCGCCCCTGGTCGCCGAGACCACGGTGGGATCAACGGGAGCGGCCGACGACGAGTCGAGAGCCGATTCGAAGCCCTTATTACTCGTACCGCGGTACGGATCGGTGCGTCGCGGGCTCGTAGATCAGGGGTAGATCACTCCCTTGGCATGGGAGAGGCCCCGGGTTCAAATCCCGGCGAGTCCACTCACTTCTTCGCTCACTCCGTTCGCTCAGTCGTTCGTTCCCTCCCCGTAGTCCCCCTCGCCCCCTGTGGTCGTCGCCGGCGCTCCGCGCCGGCTGCCCGGGGGATCTCCGATCCCTCGCTGCTCGCGGGACTCCCGGCGAGTCCATAGATTTCTCAGGATTCGTTGAATTCAGACGGAACCATCGCCGGTCGCCACTTGCGGAACCACGAGTAGGGCCATGCGATACTGATTACCGGCAAACATTTGAGATCGGATTTGCTACTTGCTCGGTAGTCGACACGGCGTCGGCTCCTGATTAGGTTGATACTATTCTACATTGCACCGTTTTTCTCCCACTCCTCGGAGTTGACGACAGTTTGATACGGTTTGGGAAAGGGCTGGTTTCCATGAACGCGCCGCCCGATGGCATTTCGGTCGGAACCCGCCTCACAAAAGAAGACATTGAAGAGGCGTTTGAGACAGGGTTCGGATACCGAATCTCCGGCATCAATCCGCGGCGGGACAATCAAGATAGACGCTACGTATTGGTATTCGCAAACGAGGACGGACCCTACGACGACTCCGTAACGCAGGGCCGGTTCGAGTACGTCGGAGAGGGACTGACCGGCGACCAGAGCGAAACGTCGCCCGATAATTCCAC
This window encodes:
- a CDS encoding exonuclease RecJ gives rise to the protein MSTAPETVEDADAGELAAALREAPFVGVVSAANGDSLAASGVLARALRERSTPFQIRVDPVPDPLPGDGDDLVVGLGVTGGDLALAGHRRPASAAAAETARELGVDPDPVLALAGVAAADRPVGDAASLLEAAARRRTIDRRPGVAIPTADLAEGLAHSTLVHAPQSGDPELAEETLAALGVSVEPSDEGHRRLASWLAIEASTSSSSRAAEAVERALRPHAIPDGRFATVEGFGDVLDAAAREQPGAGVALAIRDGAERRSAVLDAWRAHATGTHTALADATTGRYDGVFVARVADEDPGRLGTIARLCRDFRSPEPVVLVVADDAAAAASTSGVALGRTMAEARRSVDADGQSRGGPRRATATFDDTVEVSRLITAFREAL
- a CDS encoding cupredoxin domain-containing protein: MRRRRLLAALGTGLAVGTAGCTAGGTVDGVDGDVGMTAQAFEPTTITVATGEEVVWYNNSARAHSVTAYDDGIPSAGEFFATGGYESTAAAREAWDGMSGAITSGETFSHTFDVPGRYNYFCIPHERAGMVGQVVVEG
- a CDS encoding KEOPS complex subunit Pcc1, whose protein sequence is MSERRACVETTHDDASTVAAALRPDNTPSMATDVADDVVRTTVERETVGGLQSTVDDYVVNLTVAETVARTAREHRHNHE
- a CDS encoding DUF7111 family protein; translation: MADTDDVVANYYERGGERVLTFRRDGRTAAIAQNSEGYAMVRVRRDPEGEELEKYYGFDMALDHAAELLDVHAGNLPVPDEATDMGM
- a CDS encoding 30S ribosomal protein S15, with translation MARMHTRRRGSSGSDKPVADEPPEWSDVDESEIEARVVELAEQGHDPSVIGMKLRDEGVKGTPIPDVKLATGQKITEILEAHDAAPDLPEDLRNLMERAIGLREHMAENPQDHQNKRALQNTESKIRRLVDYYRGDELDAEFTYSYDVAVDLLEE
- a CDS encoding protein sorting system archaetidylserine synthase (This PssA-like phosphatidyltransferase, along with a PssD-like decarboxylase, is required in Haloarchaea for the archaeosortase ArtA to replace the PGF-CTERM sorting signal with a C-terminal lipid anchor.), with protein sequence MQPRFVGRLGLADAVTVGNAMLGFLAAFVATRDAPLAARIVLLAAVADGLDGVVARKRGGTPAGPYLDSLADVASFGVAPAMLIASRAADAWTLADRPFLYVLGILLPAVYVAMAVTRLGLYTAYDSDASETRGAPSTLAATILSAGILAGFVGPLLLVALSGLLAALMVTRITYPDLHPQDALVMGIVQALAILLQGRPGEVFAFALLFLSLAYLSLGPRFYWTG
- a CDS encoding 30S ribosomal protein S3ae, which encodes MSERSVSKQKRGKRWYTVFAPEQYDRAELGQTVADEPEKIIGRTIETTLGDLTDDAGANNTKLTFKITDVGSDSAYTEFVKHELTRDYLRSLVRRGASKVDATVTVLTTDDYRVRVQPVAFTTKKADRSQEQAIRRVMIDLVEEAAAERGFESFVESCVEGRLSSAIYGEAKTIYPLRRVEVQKLTLEARPEEVAAEEEAAVDVDEDDIAVDED